AATTTTAGCTGCACCCAAGACTAAAAAAAATACACTTACTAAAAGCCCAATAAAagtttgatttttaatttattttacagTGTGGGATAAAGCTTTCAAATACGACACAAAATCCAACAGCgataatgaagagataaatttgaatatataaaatttgaaaattcctctacaacaaaaaattataaacttgtaagatcaaaaaaaggaaaaaaacacttACCACAAATATGACAAGGCAAACTTCCTTTGTATACCTAGCTCTTAAAAGTACAAAACGCCTATTCCCAAATTACTTTTATTAGTAATTTAATTCATACCATAATCAACCTTTTACAGCTtttctagataaaaaaaaattccatccaGGGATTCTTAAAAATGTAATTTGTTATTAACTGTAATTCCTTACctatatacttttaaaattaCAGCTTTAGCTTACCTAAAGACACTTCTAAGATCCAAAGTAAAATAAACACGACAGTTACTTCTCTGGAAAAAattgtcatcaaaaaaaaaaaaaaaaaaggtgggggggtgagggaggaagaggagaaatggTCAAGCCATTATATATTATGTAGAGACAATGCAGTTACATGTTACTAATAATCCATAACCATGAAAATGACCAGCAGCCATTTCTATCAACTCACCGAAATATAGGGGTGTGGCCAGGCTTAGGTTTGCTCCAGGTAAAAGGTGAAGGAACTGAAAGAAATTGGTCACCAGATAAATCTTTCTTTAAAGGGTACTGAGATCCAAGGCCATCATCTATTGAAGTCTCCCGGGATGGTGATAAATTCCCTTGGTCATCTGAACAGAGCTCTAATTTTCCTGGTAGTATGGCAGCTTGATCTTCAGAAGTCTTCCTTGTTTTCAGAGGGATATCAGTCTCTAAACagtactgaaatggaaaaagtgTAGGGCCAAGGCCTGGTCCGCCATGGACAGAAGCATTGAGCCAGGTATCTTCTGTTACACTTCCCCTGGGGGAGTGACCAGGAGAAGCAACTGGTGAGTGATGGGGTGAGAGGGAGCCAGCGTAACAAACCTCAGCACTGGAGTGCCGCCGTTTCCCACAGGGGGAAGTAGGCCTCGATGAGGGTCCTGAGGCTGGCCTGGGGCTCAGCCAATTCTCATCAGTGATACTAGATCTGGGAGAATGGCAAGGAGACTGCCTGGGTGACAAGGAGTGTCCAACTCCATACTGTTGATGCCAAGATTCTTCTCCAGGGCAGCCTCCTGGAGAGCCACCAGGAGAAGTCAGAGGGGATCCAAGAGTAAATCGGGCAGCAGCTTCGTTCAACTCCGAGTCCACATCATCATAAATGTGTGAAAGGGACTCACAAGAAGATGCATCTGAGAACCAGCTCCTAGAAGAGATGCTGCTGGCAGGACTAGGACTAAGAGAAGACTCCCGGTAGGATGGCTCAAGAGGAAGATAGAGATGATCTCTAGAAGGCCTTTCCAAATATTCCCTTTCTGGGTCATTTATGTGTAGGTCATCTTCAGGAGCATCTATTTCTTGATGACAGTTAGGAGAGATGGATGTAATTTGAATACTTGGACATTCAAAGGGCTTGGGACCACCTAATGGGCTATATTTAGATTCAGGAACCTCAGAAATTCCTTCATAGTTTTTGTGACCTTGGAGCTGAAACGATGGTGACAAAACAGAAGAGTGAGACGGTAATCCATGATGTGGTAAGCAATGTGGCAAGTTTAAAGCAGATGGAGGTGGATCTACATTAAAGATGTAAATGGATGCACGATCATCTGGCTCAAGATCtatagggagaaagaaaaaaaacaaccaaaaaacacaacaaagtAAGAAATTAGAAAACTTAGATGTCTAAATTCCTAGATGAGAAAGCAGTATTATTAAAATAATCCTGAAAGAAAAATGTGGGATACACAAAATGCACATCATCAGCTCTACTGAAGTTGGTGTTTTTTAAAGTGTAGCTGTCTATTTCTGCCAATATATCTATAAttattacatatttatatatgtaattaCATACGtagttatttttctccttttcgttgtacattttctaaaatattaatcagaaaatattataatctgaaaacaaatgttttctaaaagaatcatatccatAATTCAGAAAATGTCCATAGAATTACAGAATGATATAATCATATGCCAGAAGCCCGGTGGCTccgtggttaaagcgcttgactgctaaccgaaaggtcaacagtttgagcccaccagttgctccacaggacaaagaggtggcagtctgcttctgcaaagattacagccttggaaaccttgtggggcagttctactctgtcctatagcgtcactatgagttggattccactcgatgacaatgggttttggtttatagttaCTTAAGTTCAGCCTCATCTGGGGGCCTGGCAggttaaagcagaataaaaaataaaatacagtctTTAAAAGGCTATTTAGTTATATATACACACTAAGTTTGTAAATGAAAAGAATTATAGGGTCAAACTCACGAGACATACAATTTAGTCTACCTCTGCCATTAACTGTGAAATCTTGAGTCACGTCATTTAACCTTTCTAGGCTTCAGTTTTCTTAAATTTAgaacttcctttttctttaaggGAAATTTTATGATTAACAGTGACAACTCTTCTCCTCAGTAGTCATGCTATCAAGAATTTATATCTTTGATCATATCAGACCGGTTACAAAGGCCACAGGATCTCGTATGACCTTTTACCTCAACTAGAAATAACACCATCAGGGACTTTAACTTACGATTGATCATTAAAGCGATCTGTGTAAGGAAGAACTTTTAAAATTCATCCGATGCTGGAGTATTTAACACTAAAGCTCTGCCAGATTACCTACTGAGAGTGACTGCAGCAATAAGGGTATTTTGCAACTTCACTTTTGGGAACTGATTACTGTTTTTGCAGAGGCAGAAATAAAACGTACTAAGCCCTAGTGCAACGTTCTGGTTGAACATCTTCACTTTTTCCAAGGAGATCATTATTGGGAGGCCAAAGACAAAACTGTTCGTACATTCAACAGAGAGAAGCACAAACCTTTAGCCTCTTCTCAGGTCACACTGTTTCATTACATTAACCCAAAAGCCAGTACCCCTGAAAAATAATGCACACCTCTTTAGGCTCCTGGTGTTGCTGTCATTATCCAGAGGCCTTTAATTTAACAATCGCCTTAAGTCCTATACTCTGGAACTTTTAAGATGCTCTGTGGTTAGTAAATATATTCACTTCAGCGTTTCCATGCATCAAAACGGCAAAAACAAAACTTCCTAGGTTTaaaccctggctctgccattcCCTAACTGTGCAAACTTGGACAGGTTATTTAAACTGCTTTAACCTCAGTTTTCTGTTATATAAAAATGGCAAGAGTGTATCACCTAACACACAGGACCAGTTGAAGACAAGCAACCTAAAACAATGACTAAAATTTAGCAAGAATACATTTTAATTTCCTTCCCTTTTAAAAGTTAAGATGGGCATGTTATACTGTATTTAACACTTTTTTAACTCTGAAATATTTCCTAATAAACTGAAAcaccttttaaaatacatctcTCTCTCACTCCTTCACTTTAATTGATCAGGAAAAGTAGAAGTCAGAGTTCCAAAGAAGAAAACGCATATGAGCCTGGGACAAAGAGATGGAggaaaaagcttttaaaaacaaacaacaaaaaagaggaggatGGGAGGAAACGGGAAAGTGACTGTTAATGGGCACTgcatttctttttgaggtgaggaaaattttctaaaattgattgtggcgATGTTTACACAATTTTGTAAATAtccaaaaaaacactaaaaatacaCCTTAAATGAGTGAACTGCATTGGAtctgaattgtatctcaataaagctgt
The Loxodonta africana isolate mLoxAfr1 chromosome 21, mLoxAfr1.hap2, whole genome shotgun sequence DNA segment above includes these coding regions:
- the NFATC3 gene encoding nuclear factor of activated T-cells, cytoplasmic 3 isoform X4; translated protein: MTTANCGAHDELDFKLVFGEDGAPAPPPPGPRPADLEPDDRASIYIFNVDPPPSALNLPHCLPHHGLPSHSSVLSPSFQLQGHKNYEGISEVPESKYSPLGGPKPFECPSIQITSISPNCHQEIDAPEDDLHINDPEREYLERPSRDHLYLPLEPSYRESSLSPSPASSISSRSWFSDASSCESLSHIYDDVDSELNEAAARFTLGSPLTSPGGSPGGCPGEESWHQQYGVGHSLSPRQSPCHSPRSSITDENWLSPRPASGPSSRPTSPCGKRRHSSAEVCYAGSLSPHHSPVASPGHSPRGSVTEDTWLNASVHGGPGLGPTLFPFQYCLETDIPLKTRKTSEDQAAILPGKLELCSDDQGNLSPSRETSIDDGLGSQYPLKKDLSGDQFLSVPSPFTWSKPKPGHTPIFRTSSLPPLDWPLPTHFGQCELKIEVQPKTHHRAHYETEGSRGAVKASTGGHPVVKLLSLLCLLISPPDGSCPRLISPPDGSCPRSLISWVIVKNR